One Micromonospora sp. WMMD812 genomic window carries:
- a CDS encoding ammonium transporter: MPEAPTIDSGNTVWLLVSTALVLLMTPGLALFYGGLNRAKGVLNMMMMSFTAIGLISVLWWFYGFSIAFGSDVNGFWGDPAAYLGTKTFLAETDLWGATAENPSGIGVPLYVFMAFQMVFAVITVALISGAIADRAKIAGWLLFAFGWATLVYFPVAHWVWGGGIIGGDIHALDFAGGTAVHINAGAAALAVALVLGKRLGWPREGMKPHNIPLVALGAGLLWFGWFGFNAGSELTVDSVAGLAFINTQLATAAAVLGWIVVEWIKDRKPTMVGASSGAIAGLVAITPACGFIAPWASVLLGLVAGAVCALAVSLKYKLGYDDSLDVVGVHFVGGWIGSLWLGLFATNSVNAAITDVVGASDGLFYGGGVTQLGRQALAGVIVSVWSFGIAWLIAFAIEKTIGFRVRSEDEVGGIDIAEHAESGYDLSPAGGGSGGAFAMAGIAPSGAKPAAGEPAAAEPAEPVSEKVAG; encoded by the coding sequence GTGCCTGAAGCACCGACGATCGACTCCGGCAACACCGTATGGCTGCTGGTGTCGACCGCGCTCGTGCTCCTTATGACACCGGGACTGGCGCTGTTCTATGGCGGCCTCAACCGGGCCAAGGGCGTACTCAACATGATGATGATGAGCTTCACGGCGATCGGGCTCATCTCTGTTCTGTGGTGGTTCTACGGCTTCAGCATCGCGTTCGGTAGCGATGTCAACGGCTTCTGGGGCGACCCGGCGGCCTACCTCGGCACCAAGACCTTCCTCGCCGAGACCGACCTCTGGGGCGCGACCGCCGAGAACCCGAGCGGCATCGGCGTCCCGCTGTACGTCTTCATGGCGTTCCAGATGGTCTTCGCGGTGATCACCGTCGCGCTGATCAGTGGCGCCATCGCCGACCGCGCCAAGATCGCCGGTTGGCTGCTGTTCGCCTTCGGCTGGGCGACCCTGGTCTACTTCCCGGTCGCGCACTGGGTCTGGGGCGGCGGCATCATCGGCGGCGACATCCACGCGCTGGACTTCGCCGGCGGTACCGCCGTGCACATCAACGCCGGAGCCGCGGCCCTGGCCGTCGCGCTGGTGCTCGGCAAGCGGCTGGGCTGGCCGCGGGAGGGCATGAAGCCGCACAACATCCCGCTGGTCGCGCTCGGCGCCGGGCTGCTCTGGTTCGGCTGGTTCGGCTTCAACGCCGGCTCGGAGCTGACCGTCGACTCCGTCGCCGGCCTGGCCTTCATCAACACCCAGCTCGCCACGGCCGCCGCCGTGCTCGGCTGGATCGTGGTGGAGTGGATCAAGGACCGGAAGCCGACGATGGTGGGCGCCTCCTCGGGCGCGATCGCCGGTCTGGTCGCCATCACGCCGGCGTGCGGCTTCATCGCCCCCTGGGCGTCGGTGCTGCTCGGCCTGGTGGCCGGCGCGGTCTGCGCGCTCGCGGTCAGCCTCAAGTACAAGCTGGGCTACGACGACTCCCTCGACGTCGTCGGCGTGCACTTCGTCGGCGGTTGGATCGGCTCGCTCTGGCTGGGCCTGTTCGCCACCAACTCGGTCAACGCCGCGATCACCGACGTGGTCGGCGCCTCCGACGGCCTCTTCTACGGCGGCGGGGTGACGCAGCTGGGTCGGCAGGCTCTGGCCGGTGTGATCGTGAGCGTCTGGTCCTTCGGGATCGCCTGGCTGATCGCGTTCGCGATCGAGAAGACCATCGGCTTCCGGGTCCGTTCGGAGGACGAGGTCGGGGGTATCGACATCGCCGAGCACGCGGAGAGCGGCTACGACCTCTCCCCGGCGGGCGGCGGCAGCGGCGGCGCGTTCGCGATGGCCGGCATCGCGCCGAGCGGCGCCAAGCCGGCGGCGGGCGAGCCCGCGGCGGCGGAGCCCGCCGAGCCGGTCAGCGAAAAGGTCGCCGGTTAA